The window AGGGAAGTGGGATGATGCTGTGCAACACTTGGAGcgcagggagtgggggtgggtgatgggattcaggttcatggggtgtggggtgagtcacaggtctgtgctggtgagggtagtgcattcaaggaatgtggcttggctcaTTTCCTGGTCCCCCTCTCCCCATCAGTGCACTTCTGTGGGCACTGGGCTTCAGTGTTGGctccatttctctgcttctaGTTCCTCAGCTTTGCAACCAAgaccaccctatgtggtgcagaagactctcccaggtcagttgaactctggaatcaccatctcgttgccctcccattccttctctaacttttccttggaacAGGGCTGAACTCAATCTACCCAATTCCGCTACTTTCCCCAATCCAATTAATCAGTTTTGGAATGAGATTGTCTATTCAATGCTTGCCCTATCATGGTATTTTAGCAGATGTTGACTCATTTTATGCCTTCATCATTCTCTAGATTgaggagaactttgccactgGTTAGATCATACCCAGAGTCTCACCCATGATCTACATGATTTAATTGATGAGATATGGGACTTTTGATCTGATAATGTTTAAACAAGATTTTCTACTTAGTGTTGATGCTGTAATGGGTTGATTTGAGTGAGTTATAAGGGGATGGGGTGAATGTATTGCCTGTGGGGTACAGGGACAAATTTGGTGAGCAAGCTGGCAACTAGTGTGCTAAATAAAATCCCCAGAAAATACTTGGAACCTGTGCATATATTCATATTTGTAATACTTTGCTGATGTAATTACCTGAGAATCTCATCTCAATCAATAACTAGTTTCTTTATAGGAGAAAGGAGGTGGAGATTGAAACATGGACACAGAGGAGAGACACAGGTAAGGTGGCCACCTGACAATGGGGGCAGGGATGGGATTGGTGCTACTACAAGCTAAGGATCATCATGAGCCACTAGCAGCTGGAAGGAGCAAGGTACAGTATGCTCCCAGTACTTTCAGAGGGAGTCTGACCCTGCCAGCATCTTGGATATGGCATTCTAGATTCcagaaaaatgagagaataaatttctatagTTTTAAGCCAATGACTTTTGATAATTATTGCATCTTTAGAAATGAATTTACAACCCAAAACCCTTGGTCCAGCAATCAACAGTGGAAACAAAAACCTGGACAACTGATGTATTCCCCCATTCCATCACAGTGGACATAATCAGTTAACTCAAAGACATTCCCATATAACTCAGAGGCTCACTGGAGCAAGATATCACACCTCATGTgctataaatacaattttatgaaATGTGGGTTAAAGTATCCAAAATGGCTCATGAAGAACCTGGTGCAACTTCAACTATAGGTTTGCATCGTCTACTGACACAACTCATATTTACATATGAGTATACGACTCATTTTGAGTGAATAAGCAGAAGATTTGGGCAGTGATGTGTTATTATACATATGCCAGAGGAAGGTGATTAAGCAcagtggaacttttttttttttttaacatgggcagtcactgggaattgaacctgagtttcCGGCActgcaggcaagaatgctgccactgtgccaccatcacccaccccacAGTGGAACTTTTAAGATGGAGCCCCACACTGAACAGAATAGGGCATAGATACATCTCAAATTAAGGGGCTCTCATTGTGGATGGCAATGCTGACTGGACCTGAAATTTGGATAATACAGAATCAGACCACAAAGGGTTCAGGAAATATAAGTTGCTTCTGTGGCACAGATGATGGAAGGCTTTGAGGGTGGGGGCATTTGTGATGACTTTGAATGTAAATTGATTTTGAATGTGTACTGATGCAATGGGAATCCTGGGCAAACAGACCCCTGTGGACAAGTGCATATGTAGGGGAAGTGCCTGAATGGGGCCAGTACATTAAAAGGGTCAATGTACTGGGCCCAGGACTTCTGCTATCTGTAAAACTGGGAACGCTTTCATTTAGGGCTTGGTGTGTGACATTTAAGGTAGATGTGAACAGGAAAAGCCTACTGGGCAGTTTTAGGTGTCAGAGTTCTCTGAGTGATCAACTAGAGCCTGACACATTACTGAGAATGTGCCAGTCTTGAAGAAAACCTCTCAGAAACAGATCCTGCTTCTGTAGACCCAAATTTATTGTGTTCTCATCAAGATACCATGTGGGAGCCAGTAAAACACATCCATATTGTTTACTGGAAAATGACACCTGCAAAGTCACACCAATTTGGCCAGCAGCCAAAGCAGAGGATGATTTTGCTAAAACTGTTGTAGTTAGGCCTTATTTCCTTATGTGTGGTCTTCAGAATATGGGCATGGGGCAATCCAGGACAGAAGCATTTAAGGCCTACAAAGGGGGAGGAGTTTCCTTAGGGCTGTCTTGACATCCTTGTTCCTCAGTGTGTAGATGAGTGGGTTTAGGGTGGGGCTCACAGCTGTGTACAGCACTCCAGCCAGTTTGTTTCTCTCAGGGTTGTAGTTGGAGGCTGGGCTGATGTAGGCACTGGACACAGCTGAATAGTAGATGGAGACCACGAtgaggtgggaggagcaggtggagaaggccctcctcttccccttagCTGAGCGGATGCGTAGGATGCTGGCAATGATGTAGCCATAGGACATGAGGGTGAGCAGGAAGTTGAGGTATCCATAGAATTCATCAGCCAAGAGTGTCATAATGCTGTTCACATGGGTGGGACTGCAGGAGAGCAGCAACATTGGAGGGGTCTCACAGAAGAAGTGAGTGATTACATTGGGGCCACGGAAGGACAGCCGTGCCATCAGACCAGTGTGGACTGAGGCATTCAGGGCACAGATGACCCACACTGCCACAGCTAGTGCTAGGCAGAGCTGCAGACTCATCAGGGTCCCATAGTGCAGTGGCCGGCAAATGGCCACATAACGGTCATAGGCCATGACTGTGAGCAGCAGCAGCTCCGAAGATAGAGACCAGGACAAGAAGAAGAGCTGGGCCATGCAGCCCTGGAAGGAGATGGTGTTTTCCTCCCAGGCCAGGCCTACCAGCACCTTGGGCAGCACAGAGGAGGTGCAGATGATGTCCATGGTGGCCAGGTTgaacaggaaaaagtacatggggctGTGGAGACCAGAGCTGGAGGTGATGACGGTGATGATCAGAGTGTTTCCTACAAGGGCCATGGTGTAGAGGAAGATGAAGCAGCCAAGCAGGGGCAGATGCAGGTGTGGGTGCTCTGAGAACCCCTGCAGCACAAACTCTGTCACCAGTGTATGGTTGGACTTCCCCAACTGTCCAAGCATCACTCCTGGGCACCACTCCATGAGGTCATCAGTGCTGACCCTTCTCTATGGAAACTCTGCAGAGGTGACATGATAAGTGCTTCAGGCTCATATTTCCTTCTGTGTCTATTTTATACCTCATCTTGCTCTTGGGAAGGGATGAAGTCAACTGGTTTAACTGATGAAAGCCCATTTATTTGCAAAACCACCATGCAGTGCAATGAGTTTCTGAAAACCACATATCATTCATTGATTTTCACTTCATTTTCCCCTAGAAATCTTTGCCATCTAGATTTGTGTTATGGGCTGACCCACCCtcaccttttctttccttctcagtgGGGTTGAGGAGAACATCCCTTGCAGAGGACTGtctgttccttctctctctctctgagctctccaTGCACTGGCATTTGTGGACAAGTTTATGGAGGCAGTGTTTCTGCCTCCTACTCCCACAATGAAAGCTCCCTTCAGTTGGtcatctctgagcttctgtgcatCACCTGACAAACCCTGAATCTCAGGACTCTTCCTCAATACCTGCTATTTTAATCTTGAAGTGGAGATCTTCTTGACTTTCCTTCCATGTGCATGGTTCCTCACAGTCAGGCTTTGGGCATCTTTCCTCAACCTCTGTTGCTTTGGTCTATCTTACAACTCTGGCAGCTGGTTCTGCCCAAACTCTAACATTTGCAGATCTATCACTCCAGGTGATCTACCTCCCATGTTTCAGTCGTGTGAATCTCAAGCACTTCTGTGGTTTTCTGACTTCATGAACCACAGACCTTCAAACTCAACTTCCCTAGTATTACCCCCTAACATGTCTCTGCTGTGATTTTTCCCTCAGTGCAGTCATCTCCCCTACCTGGTCCTCATCCAAATCTCAGGTGTATCTCCTTGGGGCAGGGCACCTCTCTGGATCATTGCCATATCTTTAGGTCCTGACCATAGTAGGCACTGAAAAGACATTTGTTCAATGAACAAATGATATTATTTTACATCTTTCTTCCCTCTCATGCAACCAGTTTCCAAGGCCTGTAGCTAAAATGTCCTAAACATCTCTCAAAATATCCCTATACCTCATTTTCATCGATTCATTTTGGTCAAATTTTTGGCATCTCCAGGATGTTTAGTTTGTCATTGCAACAGGCACCCCATATATTTTACACTGAAACCAGGGTAACCATCCTAAAGGAAGCCCCAATATTGGTGTTCCCTCCTTTAAAGTGATCAAAGTCACCCTGAGTTTTCGTCTATGTCCAATCCTCCTGCTTGATATGGGAAGTCCTCGTAAGAGGGCCCTGGTGCCTCTTGCAGGGTTTCTCAGTGAAGAGACTTGTTCTCACACCTTAACTACTAACTCATTATCCATGAACGGACCACTTGGGTTCAAAGTGAATACACAGAGTAAAAattcagattttgtttttctcactGTAGTAGAAGGAGAAAGAAGCTCCATCTTATCTCCACTTGGAAATCTTGCAAATGATAGTCATAAGAAAAGTAATTCAGAGCAAGAACCTTAGTCAAAGGGACTAAGGAaatgcagatatttggaaatgggtcacaatttctgatttttttagaACACATGTGTATCTAGATATATGCTGCTCCATAAAATGTATAAAGGTGAtacgttttaaaatattgaaaaatttccaaatacttGCTGACAATAGTAAATCAGAAATCAATGGCAATATTATAACTAAAATAATGCCAGCTCTATGGAAATTTCATGGCAAATTTCTAAATAACACATACTTCCAggaaatagcaagaaaaataagaaaatactttaaagtcaatgatttaaaaattatgttatgTCATACTTGTTTAAAAACACACAAGCGGTGATTTGTGAGAAATTTATAGATTTCTTTTATATTACAATTAAATCTATTTTAGGAGAGAGTGATAATGTTTAAAGTCAGTACCCCAAGTTTCTAATATATGAAAGAACAAGCCAATCTACTtgaatacagagaaaataaaaagcaggaaaatgtaGGTGTAACcatagaaattaatgaaataaagtcaAACAGTGGAGAGAATAAATGTATTTCAAAGCTGGACATACGGAAAGACTGCAATTTGATAATAGCCTGGAaggaataattaaaaacaaaaagaagggaaaacagtAATTACCAGTAAACAAGAATAACAAAAAGAACATATCTTCATATAGACCTTAAAATGATAATAAGGGAATACTATGTTTAaggcaaaaatttgaaaataaaaccataaaaatatatttatattatgtttaagggaaaaaatttgaaaagacagGAAATGTATGAATTCTTTGAAAAGCACAACTGACAAaaccaataaaaagtaaaaaaattctcAAGTTTAGATATTTGTGTAAGACATTTGAATTCTCTGAAAAAAAACTTCACTTGGATAGATACACTTGGGATTTTTAGCTAACATCTGATGAGGAAATAAATCATATCTCTCATCTGATGAGATACACAAACTCAGGAAACAATGGAGGGGAAACACTTTCCAAGTTTTTTAATGAGATCAGCAGAAATAGGTAAAATTCAAATGCTATGGCCTAGGAAACAGAATTTAAACACAGACCTCTAACTAAAAAGGATGAGAACTTGCTGATGGAAATAAATAAGAGATATGCCAGTTTCATGAACCGGAAGACTGAATGTTATTACGAGCCAGCAGTCTCCTAATTGATCTGTAAATTTAACACAATCACAATCCTAATGCTAGCAGACATTTTCCAAAAGAGAAATTGTTAAGCTGATACTGAAATTGATTGAAAAAACCTCAAAGAGCTGAGAACACAGTTTTGAAGAGAAGAACACATCTGATGGATTTATGGTGATGGGACATA is drawn from Tamandua tetradactyla isolate mTamTet1 chromosome 5, mTamTet1.pri, whole genome shotgun sequence and contains these coding sequences:
- the LOC143683017 gene encoding olfactory receptor 13A1-like; amino-acid sequence: MEWCPGVMLGQLGKSNHTLVTEFVLQGFSEHPHLHLPLLGCFIFLYTMALVGNTLIITVITSSSGLHSPMYFFLFNLATMDIICTSSVLPKVLVGLAWEENTISFQGCMAQLFFLSWSLSSELLLLTVMAYDRYVAICRPLHYGTLMSLQLCLALAVAVWVICALNASVHTGLMARLSFRGPNVITHFFCETPPMLLLSCSPTHVNSIMTLLADEFYGYLNFLLTLMSYGYIIASILRIRSAKGKRRAFSTCSSHLIVVSIYYSAVSSAYISPASNYNPERNKLAGVLYTAVSPTLNPLIYTLRNKDVKTALRKLLPLCRP